The stretch of DNA agcaaaatttcagttccctcttttttttttgttgtctaCCAGAATACACGTGTGTATAACTGGCGCTCATCACGTGGCTGAAGTTGTTTTATTAAATTAGCACTCGATTTGTGTCACACGCAGTTGCGTACTgcatctttcaaaaattaataaagaagaaataaagaaacaagaaatgaaagaaaaaataagaatgaaggaaggaaaaaaaaatagcctcgtattaaacatttttatgtcCTTATGTTACACGAGGGACAACATATGAATAAGTAACTGagtttcttaaaacaaaattggCACTGAAACCCGTAAagtaacttttccttttttaacgaacTTCTTCATCTTCCTCATTTCCTATTAGAaggagaaaaacaaatttttaaaagtttttttaaagtttacatacgTAGACAAATAAAATTAGGAAACCATTCATGATCAAGCGAGtctgaaaatatatttagatGAGATTTTTCTTGAGCGTGGGAGTAAATTAAAACACTAAACTTTACTGTCAattgaaaataaaggaaaaataaagcagATAAAAGGAATCTTTGAAGAACATTGTTACAATTcgcatcaaaacttttttttccagcaatgTTAATCCAAAATAAATTGATAGCAACATTATTCAATATtcttatgtttataaaaataaagatgtatTTTTAAGCAATAATATTTAAAACGATATAAAATTTAGAATcgaaaactaattttgtttttgtgagaTCAAAAAAGTTACACAGcacaggattaaaaaaaaaaaaaaaaaaatccaaccatCTTTTATCGCTGTTACTGAAATAACAGGTTATGTATAAGTAATTTGTAATGACCAAATAAATACAAGCTCAGGAAATACAGcttaggaataaaaaaataaactaatttcttCTGTTCTCAAATACTACAGCTCAGCagattctgtttctttttaatgttttatttttcttatttgtacAGTAAGAAGGAAAGTAAATTTTAGATTAACCTCTATAAGTTAAGAAAGAAAGCTAATTTTCTATTTCTTGGACATGTTCCAAACTACAAGTAAGCATTCGATCCATACCGTACATGTACCACGGGTATAGATCTCTATCCTTTGCCAGGATTTGCTAAAcatcgtttttaaaaaatccatataaACTCTTAATTTTTGAGGAACATTAGATAATAACTTAATAATGTTTTTaggtaaaataatgaataaagggatttttttttaagtgtaaaagcaaagatttaaaacttgacaaaaatattcagaatatgaaaatttaaaagtgaTCTTGTGTGTTGAACAGTGAAgctaaagaaagaaataacattgacaaaattaaaaaaaaaagaaaaaaaaaaaccccaatcaatttaaaaatctacaaacttttaatatatgcataaaatttttatttataaattaataatattttaaatcaaaaatatcttcctAATAAGAGGGAAATTAACTCAATGATCAAATGGAATTTACTATTTCAGTTGATTCTTCTGTTTATagaactgaaaaacattttctgcagtTGATTTTAGCAAATTATATGTTGTGTATGGAAACTATTTTAAGTTATACAAATAAGTTCttgtaaagtaataaaaaaattaataagggTTGGATggagtaagtgggaccccttttgagaatagtccgttcttgaaaccttatacaaaagttttgaaacaaaaaatgtaaacttattgtcttattttaactcggacattattaatgaaaaaagtttatcattattttcttaaataatgctttaaatattcttaacgattatatttttaaaaaaatcggatggGTGTCCCCCTTAACCCTATAGTGGGTTCCCCCCTTTTAACTAAAACTTaaataaagcatatttaaaaagGGATAAGGAGGTGTTACTtgataaaatatgtaaatttttagtgtgaatcagttttttgtaaatatatatatatatatatatatatatatatatatatatatatagatatagtatatatatatatatatatatatatatatatatatatatatatatatatatataatccatcattagacctacttaaatcttaataattttctttcatgtatgtttcataaatacataatcaccagctttagcagtttttgtagctcaACTATCAATttctactaagtcatcatagttgtcttgtactTCACcagtacaaatatttaatcagagttgcttttgattttgaaacacCCATTTTTATAGGCGGACCCACTTACTCCATAGTGAGGGGATCCACTAACACCTTAATAGCAGAAATGTACGGGGCAAGTGGGACCCCTCTTCTTAAacagttattaataatattttatgcaaaaattctcGTTGCTGTAtgaaactttaagttaaactatacgtgaaatattaattatcataaaaaatataataactcACCTGGAaatacttctttgaaaaatgttgcttgaactcgcaatttttttttttttcagatttttttttttttttttgactaattgctATGAGGCTATAACCAAGAACAAAATTCCACGAATCCCCAAATTGtatgtgcaaaaccaatcactgtggtGAAATTTAACACGATCcgtgcaaaaaaatttgaaaactttatccatatttcagttttaggggggttgATCCACTTACCCCATTGACCCACTTCCCCCCAACAAACcctatttaaaaataagagttacAACTACAAATCAGTGTTTTTATGTAACAGTCAATAATTACTGGTTTTACGTAAagataaaaatggaaattttttatccacAAGCTCAAAATCACACCACCGATGGTGAGTGGCTGCTAAATAATGGAAAAGTACCATGTCCTTTTGcatcaaaatattataatttgatTGAGCCCTAAGAAAGGTCGTAatctaataagtaaataaataataacttggtttttcaaatgctttacttaaatgttattaaatttttgttaatcGTATAACATTTggttattattttagttttagaagTAATATTcgtaatttctttttttgcttctgtGTTGATTTTATTTCTCTAGAGAACAGCCATAGTAATAGTTCAGTTCAGCTtgttctcaaaataatattatattttcagtacattatttgttattttatctatTATTGAAGTTATTTTATCCACTTAAAGTTTAATTAGTTATCAGTTTTAATTTAGTATTTATGTATACAGACCGTTTTTAAGTGGCTAAGTCTTccaattttattccttttaaattGTACGTTTTATTACTACTAAGTCCCATAAAACATAATAGGGTAAACCTACCCAATTTCGTGATACTAAGGATTCAAACAGTATAATCGatcattttttctgaatttattgacttgatatttttttccatagacatagtaaactttattcttaattattaaacCATCAAACAGAATTAATACATGATaatataatgtaatttaattattttccaaaaaagtatcACATGTACCTAAATTCGTGATAGTCTACCTTATTCCGTGAGTCAGTGTACCTAACTTCGTGGTATTGACTTAATCACCGTCACTGTCATTTTCTTCATTACGTACACATACACGACACATGAACACTGTTGGTGGATTTTTTTGAGTCAACTGCCTGGCAACTTTCATGAtaccaatttaaacaaaaaacaacatTGGATCCATGGGCTCTTGTTATGTCCTTTGTAGTAACTTTCATTACAGTTGGGGCAGAACCATTCATCTTCAGCTTCACCTTTGCTCTTATTGGTGTTCTTTTTGGCTTTAACCAAACTGCTGGTACTGGCACTGACACAGGATTTGGTACTGTCACTAGTACTGGAACTGGTACTGGCGGTGGAAGTATTACCACATGATTTCTCCCCTGGAAGATGAACTGCAGCTGATGGATCACGCCTCTTCCTTGCAGGTTTTGGAGCACGTGCTGTAAAATCAGGTAGTTTTAACACATCATCGATGCCTTCCTTTGTAGCAGGTGCATTGCTGACTGACAGGGAATTTTCATCCATTCACCTGTTATCCACGTTTGTTGTCAGGGCTTCATCAGGAATTTTCATCTTGTTTAGTGGGAAAACACCAGCCTTGCAGAATGCAGAAATGATATTTTCTCTGCTGAATGCTTCCAGAAAAGCGGGACTGAACATCCCATGGAAATCGAATCTTCCTGGTCTTCTCAGCGGATTACCTTCTTGAAACTGCCTCAGGTGTTTCTGCCAAGCCAATTTCAAAGGCCGGTATACTGCTACATCCAAAGGCTGTAGCAAATGACTTGTGTGGCTTGGAAATGTTACAATTATGATATCATTCTCTGAAGCCATTGCAATGACTTCAGGAGTTATGTGACTCGCATGTGAATCCATTAATAGCACCACAGGCCTTGCTGAGGAAATCCCCTGGACAAATTTTTGAAACCACATCAGAAATAACTCTGAGTTTATCCAGCCACTCTGAGACACTGCAACTGTTACATTTGGAAGCGCCCCAATTTTCAAATCATCAATCATTCTAGCGCCTTTGAAGATCAGTAGAGTAGGTCCAAATTCACCTGCGGCATTGATGCAAGGTAAAACGGTGTGAGTTTCAGCCTTGTTAGCAATTACTCGATTATAGACGAACCTCTTGCCTATTCTTGTAACAACTCGTCCAGACTTCACAACGTAGCACAGCCCCGTTTCGTCGCAGTTCCTAAATTTGTTGAGGTTTGATGCCTTCTGGAAACTTTCCATAAACCTCAGAGAGTTTGTCGTAGAAATCATTGAGTAACACCCTATTAGAATTGTTTGCCCGATATTGGGACAAATTTTCGGGTGTTCTTAGGCCTAAATTGTATCTGCGACGAAACTCACGCCACCACTTCCAACTGGCACATTTTTTCTTGTCGCTGAATGGAAACGGTTTGTTGTTTGAAGCACACTCTTTCTCAGCAAGGGAGTATGCTATGTGCCTGATTCGACTGACCGTCAAACCAAACCCAAGCTCCTGCATATTAATGACAAATTTCACTAACGAAGTTTCAGTTGCTGGGCCTAGAGCAAACGGTCTCCCCACTTTTCTCACATCCACACTGTCACTGTCACCTTCACAGCGTGTTATGTAGTCTTTCAAGGTGCTCCATgggatgaaaaaattttttgcagacTTGTACACTGACCAATTTTCATCCACTACCTTCCTCACTGCGAGTTGAAGTGTTTCCTTTGAGTATTTCTTCCGCTTGTTCCCACCTTTCTCTTTTTTCCCACCGGCTAGCTTGCTGTAAATAGGCGCCATCTGTCTGaaagtagcaaaatttcataagaaataacTGTGTTTTTGTAAGCCTCCGTTACGATTATTACACACAAAAACAAGAAACTAATATAAATACCACATTcattatagtattaatttaaatattagtgtaagaaatacTAATTTTCTTAAGAGATTACATATAAAAACTTACATTAATTATTGCAAGGAGTCACACCACGTGCACACTGTTCTCTTCTAACTGACAAAATGGCTACACAATAAACCAGTTGCCGGAGACCTCCAAAGCTTTGCCTGGGTTTGGACAACATCCTGCCATCTATGAGGAACATGTCAAATTAAGTGTACACAACCTACCTAACTCCgtggtaaaataaatgtttcgtatCACAGAGTAAGGTATGTCACGAAATAAGGTAGGTTCACCCTACTTTTACTTCTTTTACTTCGCTGTCTGTTTTTAGGCAAACTTCATTCATAATTTAACAAGTTGCCttaaaaaatatagaataaaGAACtaactgtgaaaatattttacaaaatcagAACAAAAAGTTTGCTAAAattgatcagttttttttttactttttcgggATAACTAAGTTACTTACAACTGATAAAAATGTTCTCTTCCTATAAGCCATTTAGATAAAAGGATAAATCAAATACTGAATGTTTTCGTACTAAACTCAAAGAAATTAATGTTTACGTAGATTTATTCAGATAAATTTATTCTGAGATGACTAGTTAGCGAATAGCTTAGAAATTGCTTTGATACTCTTGATAGCGATTTCTGTGTCTCAGTGGTACTTTCAGAATTCTGCGTTGGGAAATAATAATCCCTTTAcgtgaaatcaatatttttattctCTAAACAGAATATTCGCAGTTTAACTAGGGACATTTGCGTTGAGTGTACAAACATTTGTAGTAAATTATCCCATTAGAAAATATCTgtgttgtttttcacttttaaaatttgataaactaGTATTTCCTAAGTCTTTGCAATTTTATCCTTCGCTATAAAATGAATGTACAAACTGTGGTACTGATGAAAATAAAACACTTTAGATGTTAGCATggttttaatttaaggttatttcttatctcattttttaaatgacgtCAATAAACTTTTTGCTTTTGGAAATGTCGTAGATCTGAGCAGATATttagatgatttttaaatttgcgCCAGAAGATCATGAAAGTTGTGAACTATCTTATAGTATAATTAAAACTTAGTGTATGTAGGGTAAGATCACTTATATTGGACCACTGCTTAAATTGGATCGGGGGCTTAAAATATAGCGTAGAGATATGTGCTACAATCTACCGGCggaaatacaaagatttgtgtctgaaacctttGATGATGAAGTTTCGCCACATTTCGATCTGCATAGCTTGATTTACGATGTGATTTGTGTTCAAAACGTGTTCGATCTAATTTTGAGAACTTGTACCTGGTAGGACACTACTAAAACTTGTTAACTGAGAAAAGTGCTTTTACTGTATTGTAAACAGTTTTTAATGGGGATtacaaatatgtatttaaatGCACGATTGGTAAATTTGCTGACAAGGTAtaagtaaaagaacaaaaaatggcACGTTTTCCTTTATTGGATCGAAAAACTATTTCTATATCGATCGGTGGTCCAGTTAAAGGATATGAAATTAAGCAAGCTTTTTTACttatcacgttataaaataagtgattagGGTAACTGAATAACGtagatattattattttaatcatattttaaaactagttcaGGAGAATTATTTTGACCTTTACATTTCAAGCACATTTTCTAGAAGCAGCCACCCATTAAACTAGATAATTATCCATTAAGCTTTAATTTAGGattgcttaaaatataaattaaggcttattaaagcattcaagctggtttttattaagaaatttgcttagaagcttcaaccttaaaactagttttttcgtttgtttcagaagcttcaatttcagttttttttttttttttttttttttttttgataaaattatttattttttatatttgaatgaagTTTGTGCTCGTTAACGATATATTTTAGCTGATTTCTTTATCAATTACAAGCTACGTTATTTCTATCATTCTCTGTTTTAGAAGGTGTCTAAAAGAGGAAATGTGGTTCTTAGGAGGAAAAAAACGATGGAAAGAGCCTTAGCTGCTTGCAGGAACGATAATATGAGGCTGTGCTATAAACTTGGCTAAAGATAACGGTGTAGTAATGCTTCCTCTTCCAGCACAAACTAATCCCCTGGACGTGGCCTTTTTCAAGTCTCTGTCCACTTATTTCAATCGAGCATGTGATGCGTGGATGCGAGAAAACCCAATGAATAAAGAGAACTGTTAGGTGACTCTTATGGACAAACTGCTAGCGTGGCCAATATTCTGTGAGCTGATTCTTAAGTACTGTAGTTTGACCTGTTAATACAATTGTGTTCAATTACAGCGACTTTGCAATAACCGAGTTAGAAATTAAAAGTCTACTCGTCAAAGTAAACACGCTACATATTCGGTGTCAGCTACACAAGATTGCACAAGAACAATAtacggaaaaaaattataaaagttctGAGAAATCAGTGGCTAGTTCTCATCAAGCTATGTTTTTTggttctattgatgattttgtaaAGGTGACACACATATTAACCTTTGCATAAAAAGTGGATGGCAGAAAAAGGAAATCTACTTCAGTAAACATTCTAAAGTCATCGCCACAGAAAAAGAACACAGAACAGATAATGTCACACAAAGGAAGGAGCAAAAAATGGCACACAACAAATGGTATTGCAATATTTGCCATAGAGGTGAAGAGCAAATcataattaaatgtattaaatgccATCAGTAGGTTCATCAACACTGCGCCAAGTTAGCCGAAAGCAAAGGAAATACTATTGTCAATCCTGTAAAGTGACTGTACGgttcaaatgcaagttattatatcatttaTTGTTGCGGTCTAATTTAGGTAGCGCATGTTTCAATATAGGCGCATATATTCTTATATTGGAGTTTcgcaactttgtcaaaaatattttttttttaattatcgtcatatttacagaaaatgtaagtacctatggcggtttataattaaatttggcttcagatgacctattgttttatttttcttttgcttcacatttagcgACACAGGCGTCTTGCTCTTAATGGGTCCAATATCGGCGGTTTTCCCCTACTTTTtaatctatgtccgagttacttctcccgaacgccagtaaaaattcgaaatttttccgtcctcatgtttggctatttaacatattaCTTCGATAAAAATTAGGTAAGATGGCAATTAAAACCTATTATTTATGAAGCTTGCATTTctacataaaattcctattttctaagactttcctccattcaaattccttcagtgcttcatctcaactttccgtaacaatgtttTATGAAAATTTGTAACATGAAGAAAATCACAGAGAAAAAAGatgttacgattttttttctagagtatgaacaaatacatttatttgctgagacttttcctgtaatcgggggatttaaaatctttactttttgttaattttttcgcAGTCTGCAGCaaaatattactgtttttttttattccatcttGACGGTTGAACACGCGTCCCTTGACATGACTTTTACTTTCGAGGTTgaccgtgcaaaaccgggcaCCGCAGCTAGTCTAAACACAATTGAGGACCAGTTGTTTTTTACATGACGTCGATCTTCCAGATAGAAACAGGAATTTTCCTACAAGGCAACCCCATGTCTCAAGGCTAATTTGTGTTGGAGTGGATCGTGAAGCATAATGAtgaattttagttaattttcttgGTACTTAACTCACCGGATCGTAATCCAATTAAGCATATTTTGTGCCCATAGAAAACCCGCTCGGAGAGCAAACTCCATAATGTCAGAAAATCTCGAATTTGAGTAACGTCTGTTTAGACATGTGGTACAATACATCGCCAGTCATCTGCCAAGATCTTTTATTATCCATGGCAAAACAAGTTTCAGCTGTTTCTATGGTCAAAGATGGCGCAACACGCTATTGAGTTTGTGGTCATAAGTTTTTTGGCTCTTCATAAATGTATCATTCAAATTTGAACTGCTTATACAAAGACGCCTAACAGTAGTCTCTAAACCAAAATTCGGAGCAAATAACAACCTTAATTGAACGTAACGGTATAACATATGATTATGAAATACTTTATCGTAAAAAGCTTAAGTATGTGAAACGAAGTTTCTTTATgataaatttaaaggttttttttttttttttttttgaagaaatcaaAATATGTTAACAATATGCAAAATCAATTAgagtagaaatatatttttaaccaaAAGATAGACACAGATGAAAGGATTTAAATTGCATTTTGTAAGGTTTTGTGAACCTTtcgtaaataaaaatttaaacccGTTTTTCTGCAGAGTTAACTTTTACGAAAGATTTATATCGTGAACTTAGttgaagttgaagaaaaaattaaaaaaaaatcttttgcaacGATTCTGAattgaaacttttactttaagacaaaaccaccttttttttagaattctgCACGAAACAAAAACCATTTCCCTTATATAGCTAAAAATTTGATGCACTCATTTATGTAAATATTGGGATGTTTTACACTAAGTGTAATtctgcctttttttaaaattagaactctTCTGTTTAGTACTTGTTCATTTAGGTTAGTATCCCATTATAAGCGCTTAGTGCATTTTAGAGAATTAATTTGGCATTGCTTTAGCAAATATGATTTCTTTCTTGTTCGAATGCCCATTTTTATAGTATGATACTGCATTTTCTgatgcttaaaaattaaattaaaaatattttaactgttgtaATCGTATAGAAAAAAATATGGCTGTGGCAAATGCGATGCTTGTACACGGGAAAACAGACTCGTGTTTTATGGACGAACAGAGCCGTAACATATAAAAAGTAACagagaatttttaattattttcgggTTCTTAAAATGCAAGGCAAATGCATTGTGGCATTCTACATCAGTTCTGCAAGTATTGTAGCTTACATTattctcaaattttgaataatctggagaaacttcaaaataaataaataaataaatattaataaaaataaataaacaggaagcaaataaatatgtttttaacattTGCTAAAGCTTTAGCTTACAATGTTTATCTTTTATTTTGAAGCgtacatttttgtgaaaaatgagaCCTATTGTCAACGAAAAATACTTATTTGtttcgaattaaaaaagaaactatttgcGTCATTATTTTCTCTCATTATCTGAAACTTTAGATAATTAGTGTGAAAGAAGGATCTTATTACACTGTGTTTAAAAAAGTACAATGTTTTGCAccgtctttttcttttctttcccttttttttctgtttggaatttttttcataaaacatatttttacggcatgtttaaaaataaataacaaagaaAGTACGAAATGAAAGTCActtcaaaatttaacatttttattttgtcactgaaaatatttccgaaattattttttctcatttttggaatTTTAGCTAGTTAGTGAAAAAGAAGAACTTACTGTATTCTGTTTCTGACTCAAAATAAGTAACAATTTTCAGCATtatttaatc from Uloborus diversus isolate 005 chromosome 5, Udiv.v.3.1, whole genome shotgun sequence encodes:
- the LOC129222553 gene encoding uncharacterized protein LOC129222553, yielding MIDDLKIGALPNVTVAVSQSGWINSELFLMWFQKFVQGISSARPVVLLMDSHASHITPEVIAMASENDIIIVTFPSHTSHLLQPLDVAVYRPLKLAWQKHLRQFQEGNPLRRPGRFDFHGMFSPAFLEAFSRENIISAFCKAGVFPLNKMKIPDEALTTNVDNR